One Curtobacterium sp. BH-2-1-1 genomic region harbors:
- a CDS encoding cell wall metabolism sensor histidine kinase WalK has product MSRPRTASRASRARNGTDRRRRVPSLRWRIVAAVALLLVATNVVFGAVTVVAFRGYLVDRLDAELATAAERTVGGPDGERPPPPSTGSGSDPDNAFIGAPGQSAGTVVAILRDGATVLGGYTDSSGRQHGLSSAQEATLSRIASDGDPVTVDLGKLGTYRAQAVGDDGDVFVTALPLGDLDAAIARLLLVIGVVTVIGLLVAAWALTLLVRRSLRPLERVAAVASDVTELDLERGDTDIPVRVSAGDLAANREVEQVGTALNRLLGHVARALTVRREAETGMRTFVADASHELRTPIATVRAYAELSASSDDADAVRRNVDRIGREAVRMGDLVEELLLLARLDAVALASGPAPAREPVDLTSIVVEATMDARATAPGHRWTLQVLDDHPLVVSADATQLRRVVTNLLANARTHTPEGTSVVVSLQRTGDVVRLVVANDGPVIPAEVLPTLFDRFTRGEASRSREHGTSGLGLAIVRAVVSAHDGLVRVASEAGRTAFTVDLPGRTPDAG; this is encoded by the coding sequence GTGAGCCGACCGCGGACGGCGAGCCGCGCCTCCCGGGCCCGGAACGGCACCGACCGTCGGCGGCGCGTGCCGTCGCTGCGGTGGCGGATCGTGGCGGCCGTGGCGCTCCTGCTCGTCGCGACCAACGTCGTCTTCGGAGCGGTGACGGTCGTCGCGTTCCGCGGGTACCTGGTCGACCGGCTCGACGCGGAACTCGCGACCGCTGCCGAGCGGACCGTCGGCGGACCGGACGGCGAACGGCCACCGCCCCCGTCGACCGGCTCCGGCTCGGACCCGGACAACGCGTTCATCGGCGCTCCCGGACAGTCCGCCGGCACCGTCGTCGCGATCCTGCGGGACGGCGCGACCGTCCTCGGCGGGTACACGGACAGCAGCGGCCGGCAGCACGGGCTGTCGTCGGCGCAGGAGGCGACCCTGTCGCGCATCGCCAGCGACGGCGACCCCGTGACGGTCGACCTGGGGAAGCTCGGCACCTACCGGGCGCAGGCCGTCGGCGACGACGGCGACGTCTTCGTGACCGCGCTGCCGCTCGGCGACCTCGACGCCGCCATCGCCCGCCTCCTGCTCGTCATCGGTGTCGTGACGGTCATCGGTCTGCTCGTCGCGGCCTGGGCGCTGACCCTGCTCGTCCGGCGATCGCTCCGCCCGCTCGAACGGGTGGCGGCCGTGGCGTCCGACGTCACCGAGCTCGACCTGGAGCGCGGGGACACGGACATCCCGGTGCGGGTCTCGGCCGGGGACCTCGCGGCGAACCGCGAGGTCGAGCAGGTCGGCACCGCGCTCAACCGCCTCCTCGGACACGTCGCCCGGGCGCTCACGGTCCGACGCGAGGCCGAGACGGGCATGCGGACGTTCGTCGCCGACGCGTCGCACGAGCTGCGGACCCCGATCGCGACCGTGCGGGCGTACGCCGAGCTCTCGGCGTCGTCGGACGACGCCGACGCGGTCCGCCGCAACGTCGACCGGATCGGGCGCGAGGCGGTGCGGATGGGCGACCTCGTGGAGGAACTGCTCCTGCTCGCTCGGCTCGACGCCGTCGCCCTGGCGTCCGGCCCGGCACCGGCGCGCGAGCCGGTCGACCTGACGTCGATCGTCGTCGAGGCGACGATGGACGCTCGCGCGACCGCACCCGGGCACCGGTGGACGCTGCAGGTGCTGGACGACCACCCGCTCGTGGTGTCCGCGGACGCGACGCAACTGCGGCGGGTCGTGACGAACCTGCTGGCGAACGCGCGGACGCACACGCCGGAGGGCACGTCCGTGGTGGTCTCCCTGCAGCGGACCGGCGACGTCGTGCGTCTCGTGGTCGCGAACGACGGACCGGTCATCCCCGCCGAGGTGCTCCCGACGCTGTTCGACCGGTTCACCCGGGGCGAGGCGTCCCGGTCCCGCGAGCACGGCACGAGCGGCCTCGGGCTGGCGATCGTCCGGGCCGTCGTGTCCGCGCACGACGGGCTCGTCCGAGTCGCCTCGGAGGCGGGACGGACGGCGTTCACGGTCGATCTGCCGGGTCGGACACCGGACGCCGGCTGA
- a CDS encoding glycosyltransferase family 39 protein, giving the protein MPSRLSALAGDLRIRAGVAAVVLLWALYQCFWNIGGPNITGDEDIYLRAGWQYVHGDFSFNREHPPTAKYLFGLAQLVAGQGPIGPRVLVALLTFGVGVALDWWLRREIGYWGALLAAALWWLTPRGGAGPRVDRLALLDPVMTAFAVLAVATAWVWMRGDRWWLAPVSGALMALSVTSKVSTVVLLPVFLLLPVLFRAWRRLLVGGAMWAAAFGLVFVVSYVPMGIRSAIRYMIEFQEGQNTTGHPITIGGTVYRFAPWWANLHFMEAGTGVLLIVVLAVGVVAALAIRADRLVAYVGIALALLVGFYVVVAKIALPTYYSAWMPFLLVLAAIGLARLPRVPVRRAVPVATALSLVLVVSLVVPSVRLSQDIARQHPTGIALLGDYLEEQHVPDGKILFVSATPGLFVPYVAERGTTRADQGPYVAIVVGNDRRFPPSGAVTQLFDSERSRFSVAEVGGLQVWLPKDGRVVLQSGALTVQG; this is encoded by the coding sequence GTGCCCTCACGACTGTCCGCACTCGCCGGTGACCTCCGCATCCGGGCAGGAGTGGCGGCCGTGGTCCTGCTCTGGGCCCTCTACCAGTGCTTCTGGAACATCGGCGGGCCCAACATCACCGGCGACGAGGACATCTACCTCCGCGCCGGGTGGCAGTACGTGCACGGCGACTTCTCGTTCAACCGCGAGCACCCCCCGACCGCGAAGTACCTGTTCGGTCTCGCGCAGCTCGTCGCCGGGCAGGGTCCGATCGGTCCACGGGTGCTCGTCGCCCTGCTGACCTTCGGCGTCGGCGTCGCGCTGGACTGGTGGCTGCGGCGCGAGATCGGCTACTGGGGCGCCCTGCTCGCCGCCGCCCTCTGGTGGCTGACGCCGCGCGGTGGTGCCGGTCCGCGTGTCGACCGTCTGGCACTGCTCGACCCGGTGATGACCGCGTTCGCCGTGCTCGCGGTGGCCACGGCGTGGGTGTGGATGCGCGGCGACCGGTGGTGGCTCGCGCCGGTGTCCGGTGCACTGATGGCCCTGTCGGTGACGTCGAAGGTCTCCACCGTGGTGCTGCTGCCGGTGTTCCTGCTGCTGCCCGTGCTGTTCCGGGCATGGCGTCGACTGCTCGTCGGCGGCGCGATGTGGGCGGCCGCGTTCGGGCTGGTGTTCGTCGTGTCGTACGTGCCGATGGGCATCCGGTCCGCGATCCGGTACATGATCGAGTTCCAGGAGGGGCAGAACACCACCGGCCACCCGATCACCATCGGCGGCACCGTCTACCGGTTCGCCCCGTGGTGGGCGAACCTGCACTTCATGGAGGCCGGCACGGGGGTGCTGCTGATCGTCGTCCTCGCCGTCGGGGTCGTCGCAGCGCTGGCGATCCGGGCCGACCGGCTCGTCGCGTACGTCGGCATCGCCCTGGCGTTGCTCGTGGGCTTCTACGTGGTCGTCGCGAAGATCGCGCTGCCCACGTACTACTCGGCGTGGATGCCGTTCCTGCTGGTCCTGGCCGCGATCGGGCTGGCGCGACTGCCGCGTGTGCCGGTGCGGCGGGCGGTCCCGGTCGCGACGGCGCTGTCGCTCGTGCTGGTCGTCTCGCTCGTCGTGCCGTCCGTCCGGCTCAGCCAGGACATCGCACGCCAGCACCCGACGGGCATCGCGCTGCTCGGGGACTACCTCGAGGAACAGCACGTGCCGGACGGCAAGATCCTGTTCGTGTCGGCGACCCCGGGGCTCTTCGTGCCGTACGTCGCCGAGCGCGGCACCACCCGGGCCGACCAGGGGCCGTACGTCGCGATCGTGGTCGGGAACGACCGACGCTTCCCGCCGTCCGGGGCCGTGACGCAGCTGTTCGACTCCGAGCGGTCGCGGTTCTCGGTCGCTGAGGTCGGCGGACTCCAGGTGTGGCTGCCGAAGGACGGGCGGGTCGTCCTGCAGTCGGGAGCGCTCACCGTCCAGGGCTGA